In one Capra hircus breed San Clemente chromosome 22, ASM170441v1, whole genome shotgun sequence genomic region, the following are encoded:
- the ABTB1 gene encoding ankyrin repeat and BTB/POZ domain-containing protein 1 (The sequence of the model RefSeq protein was modified relative to this genomic sequence to represent the inferred CDS: added 56 bases not found in genome assembly) gives MDTCDLFSSCRKGDVGRVRYLLEQREVEVNVRDKWDSTPLYYACLCGHEELVLYLLANGARCEANTFDGERCLYGAQSDAIRRALRDYRQVTASFRRRDLYYSFLLRLLEQGLHSDVAFVVHGKSFRAHRGVLGARSTYFAHMLDTKWKGKSMVVLRHPLINPVAFGALLQYLYTGCLDVGVEHVSDCERLARQCQLWGLLGALEAKLASKPGVCMKVLTIEPPQADPQLREDLALLADCALPPELRGDLGELPFPCAGLSSCPDVCFRVGSYDFLCHKAFFCGRSEYFRALLDDHFQESEQLEASGGLPAVTLHSVSPEVFTHVLYYVYSDHTELPPELAYDVLSMADMYLLPGLKQLCGRSLAQLLDEDSVVGVWRVAKLFGLARLEDQCTKYMARVIEKLVHQEDFVEAVREEAAAVAGRQETDSIPLVDDIRFHMGSLVQTRHAMEQAAQRLRVLEELLVSIGLDC, from the exons GTATCTGCTGGAGCAGCGAGAAGTGGAGGTGAACGTGCGGGACAAGTGGGACAGCACCCCCCT GTACTACGCCTGCCTCTGTGGGCACGAGGAGCTGGTGCTCTACCTGCTGGCCAACG GAGCCCGCTGCGAGGCCAACACCTTCGACGGTGAGCGCTGCCTCTACGGCGCGCAGAGCGACGCCATCCGCCGGGCGCTGCGTGACTATAGGCAGGTGACGGCCTCCTTCCGGCGGCGGGACCTCTACTATAGCTTCCTGCTGCG GCTCCTGGAGCAGGGCCTCCACAGCGACGTGGCCTTCGTGGTGCACGGCAAGTCCTTCCGGGCGCATCGCGGCGTTCTGGGCGCACGCAGCACCTACTTCGCCCACATGCTCGACACCAAGTGGAAGGGCAAGAGCATGGTGGTCCTCAGGCACCCCCTG ATCAACCCCGTGGCCTTCGGGGCGCTGTTGCAGTACCTGTATACAG GCTGCCTGGACGTCGGCGTGGAGCATGTCAGCGACTGTGAGCGCCTGGCCCGGCAGTGCCAGCTGTGGGGCCTGCTCGGTGCCCTGGAGGCCAAGT TGGCCTCCAAGCCGGGTGTGTGCATGAAGGTGCTGACTATCGAGCCCCCCCAGGCGGACCCCCAGCTGCGGGAGGACCTGGCCCTGCTGGCTGACTGCGCCCTGCCCCCTGAGCTCCGG GGCGACCTCGGGGAGCTGCCCTTCCCCTGCGCCGGCCTCAGCAGCTGCCCCGACGTCTGCTTCCGCGTGGGCAGCTACGACTTCCTCTGCCACAAG GCCTTCTTCTGTGGCCGCAGCGAGTACTTCCGGGCCTTGCTGGACGACCACTTCCAGGAGAGCGAGCAGCTGGAGGCCTCAGGCGGCCTCCCGGCCGTCACCCTGCACAGCGTCTCGCCTGAGGTCTTCACACACGTGCTGTACTACGTGTACAGCGACCACACCGAG CTGCCGCCAGAGTTGGCCTACGACGTGCTGAGCATGGCCGACATGTATCTGCTGCCGGGCCTGAAGCAGCTGTGTGGCCGCAGCCTGGCCCAGCTGCTGGATGAGGACAGTGTGGTGGGGGTGTGGCGTGTGGCCAAGCTGTTCGGCCTGGCGCGCCTGGAGGACCAGTGTACCAAGTACATGGCCAGGGTCATCGAGAAG CTGGTGCATCAGGAGGACTTCGTGGAGGCCGTGCGGGAGGAGGCCGCGGCCGTGGCCGGCCGGCAGGAGACGGACTCCATCCCACTGGTGGACGACATCCGATTCCACATGGGCAGCCTGGTGCAGACCCGCCACGCCATGGAGCAGGCCGCACAGCGCCTGCgggtgctggaggagctgctgGTGTCCATCGGCCTGGACTGCTGA